The following are from one region of the Ignavibacteriota bacterium genome:
- a CDS encoding glycoside hydrolase family 97 protein, translating to MRKNFIYLKTIVVLIVILLFHSCGNGNNETELLSPDGKIKLIFYLSGEGKAGYLINYSDNKIIDTSYFSFDFKDQESFGKNLEIVNIFTSSFDQTWQTVWGEQRFIRNNYKELKIDLQEKDQNKRRCFITFRVFNDGVGFRFDFPEQENFNDVVLLDENTQFKLTGDHTCWWSPGDWDIYEHLFNTTKFSEINALAKRGNEALAQTYIPENAVNLPVTMKTNNGMYISILEANLTNYADMTLKVDKENLLFQSELVGNDSGIKVKTKTPFVTPWRLILISDKATDLVNSRTILNLNEPNIIEDVSWIKPTKFVGIWWEMHLGKSTWDMKSGRHGATTENAKKYIDFASANSIGAVLIEGWNTGWENWFGDHDREGIFDFVTPYADYNLKEVVRYAKEKNVQIIMHHETSAAILTYEKQMDTAFALCKSLGIHAVKTGYVGQILPNGEYHHGQWMVNHYRKVMEKAAGYQIMIDVHEPIKPTGLRRTYPNLVSAEGLRGQEFNAWSPDGGNPPEHLTIIPFTRMLAGPIDYTPGIFDIKFDKYKKENQVNTTLAHQLAIYVVLYSPLQMAADLPENYDAHPAFQFIRDVGVDWDTSIVLNGEIGNYITIARKERNTDKWFLGSITDENERTIEISLDFLDEGKSYKTTLYQDAEDSHWDKNPTGYKIESKVLNNSDTLNLRLAPGGGTAISFIPQKYE from the coding sequence ATGAGGAAAAATTTTATTTATCTGAAAACTATAGTCGTTTTAATTGTAATACTTTTATTCCATAGTTGCGGAAATGGAAACAATGAAACTGAGCTGTTATCGCCTGATGGAAAAATAAAACTTATTTTTTATTTGTCAGGTGAAGGCAAAGCCGGTTACTTAATTAATTATTCGGATAATAAAATAATTGATACTTCGTATTTTAGTTTTGATTTTAAAGATCAGGAATCCTTTGGAAAAAATCTAGAGATTGTAAACATATTCACTTCATCGTTTGATCAAACATGGCAAACAGTATGGGGTGAGCAGCGATTTATTAGAAACAATTACAAAGAATTAAAGATTGACCTACAGGAAAAAGATCAGAATAAAAGAAGATGTTTTATTACTTTCAGAGTTTTCAACGATGGCGTCGGATTCAGGTTTGATTTTCCCGAACAGGAAAATTTTAACGATGTTGTACTACTGGACGAAAATACGCAATTCAAATTAACCGGCGATCATACCTGCTGGTGGTCTCCAGGAGATTGGGACATATACGAACATCTTTTCAACACAACGAAATTCAGTGAAATAAATGCTCTTGCTAAAAGAGGAAATGAAGCGCTTGCACAAACCTATATTCCTGAGAATGCCGTTAACTTACCGGTCACAATGAAAACAAATAATGGAATGTATATCAGCATACTTGAAGCAAATCTTACAAACTATGCAGATATGACATTAAAAGTTGATAAAGAAAATCTTCTATTTCAAAGTGAACTCGTTGGAAATGATTCAGGAATAAAAGTTAAAACAAAAACCCCTTTCGTTACTCCGTGGAGATTAATTTTAATTAGTGATAAAGCCACTGATTTAGTTAACTCAAGAACAATTTTAAATCTCAATGAACCAAATATCATCGAAGATGTTTCCTGGATTAAACCTACAAAGTTTGTTGGTATCTGGTGGGAAATGCATCTTGGTAAAAGTACCTGGGATATGAAAAGCGGCAGACATGGGGCAACAACCGAAAATGCTAAAAAATATATTGACTTCGCTTCAGCTAACAGTATTGGTGCTGTGTTGATTGAGGGATGGAATACCGGATGGGAAAACTGGTTTGGTGATCACGATCGCGAAGGTATTTTTGATTTCGTTACTCCGTACGCTGATTATAATTTGAAAGAAGTTGTTCGATATGCAAAAGAAAAAAATGTTCAGATCATTATGCATCACGAAACATCAGCTGCAATTCTGACTTATGAAAAACAAATGGACACAGCTTTTGCTCTCTGTAAAAGTCTGGGAATTCATGCAGTCAAAACCGGATATGTGGGACAAATTCTTCCCAATGGTGAATATCATCACGGACAATGGATGGTTAATCATTACAGAAAGGTTATGGAAAAAGCTGCCGGATATCAGATTATGATTGATGTACACGAACCAATAAAACCAACTGGACTGAGAAGAACTTATCCAAACTTAGTTAGTGCCGAAGGTTTGCGTGGTCAGGAATTCAATGCCTGGTCGCCGGATGGCGGAAACCCACCCGAACATTTAACAATAATTCCTTTCACACGAATGCTTGCCGGACCAATTGATTATACTCCGGGAATATTTGATATAAAATTTGATAAGTATAAAAAAGAAAATCAGGTTAACACAACACTTGCTCATCAGCTTGCAATTTATGTTGTGCTTTACAGTCCGCTGCAAATGGCTGCAGACTTACCTGAAAATTACGATGCGCATCCTGCGTTTCAATTTATAAGAGATGTTGGGGTTGATTGGGACACTTCAATTGTTCTGAATGGTGAGATCGGTAATTACATCACTATTGCAAGAAAAGAAAGAAACACAGATAAATGGTTTCTCGGAAGTATTACTGATGAAAATGAAAGAACGATTGAAATTTCTTTAGATTTTTTAGATGAAGGCAAAAGTTATAAAACAACTTTATATCAGGATGCAGAAGATTCTCACTGGGATAAAAATCCTACTGGATACAAAATTGAAAGCAAAGTGCTCAACAATTCAGACACGTTGAATTTAAGATTAGCACCTGGCGGCGGTACGGCAATTAGTTTTATACCACAGAAGTATGAATAG